A single Anopheles arabiensis isolate DONGOLA chromosome X, AaraD3, whole genome shotgun sequence DNA region contains:
- the LOC120906845 gene encoding uncharacterized protein LOC120906845 isoform X1, producing the protein MMQLVLFLSSLTRTTGPETLTILLPRPALPLPTYPLLYIRTYDSQAPDVTEKTQPTCLPLSYVLRFVTDESRRDGGGVASPMAAAAVATSTNSPDKAKPAAVAGGNGLRLSGSGQQPPPPPSSINQSAASDHHGTAGTNAGAAANLHGLAATNHPGAVGTNGTNGNSAPANGGGGATANGIADQQQQNGLGGAVAAGAGGLEPGKPAHLNQQTVGTTDLKRKIAIKHHSYSISAANRSITPTGSEMDDDEMMVSESEDSNDSWTTEEFSSEFIMRYGSRRHSASGGGSGINSTNEKPFACPVPGCKKRYKNVNGIKYHSKNGHKKDGNRVRKAFKCYCGKSYKTAQRLKNHNVVVHAAGGQNGGSPIDGPSAPVTTVPLASPAGGGGGGLSSPAALISPPIKSPSLTNGGQSAAGPNATLPSSGSSIVAAAAAAIASSQIGTNATTTNTSATCTTSPSTLTITQVTTHKVPRALVLAANGTGTGSAGTTGTTVTVGNSPNALPVVSGASPPAVGFPVSPTTITSAGVSPVSIKYDNLGILTPATSPKLIAASLCGQEGGGNQPQPAPPPPPQTVVTTATMPAGSNNTATVLGGISLKGSGTGATVNGELVGNGNVGTIALVVSASSAAVANGSEAKLLTGGGGGTGPTIKSAVLSASVTAGQLFAEET; encoded by the exons ATGATGcaattggttttgtttttgagcaGTCTCACCCGGACGACCGGACCGGAAACGCTCACAATATTGTTGCCTCGACCCGCACTCCCCCTGCCGACCTACCCTCTGCTTTACATACGCACAT ATGACTCACAGGCGCCGGATGTGACGGAAAAGACGCAGCCCACCTGTCTGCCGCTCAGCTACGTGCTGCGCTTCGTCACCGACGAGAGCCGCCGGGATGGCGGCGGTGTGGCGTCGCCGATGGCCGCGGCCGCTGTCGCCACCTCGACCAACAGCCCGGACAAGGCGAAACCGGCCGCCGTTGCCGGGGGCAATGGGCTGCGGCTGTCCGGTTCGGGCCAacagccgccgccaccaccgtccTCGATCAACCAAAGTGCGGCGTCGGATCATCACGGCACCGCAGGCACAAACGCTGGCGCCGCCGCCAACCTGCACGGCTTGGCGGCGACAAACCATCCCGGTGCCGTTGGCACGAATGGCACGAATGGCAACAGCGCACCGGCCAATGGTGGGGGCGGTGCCACGGCGAACGGTATcgccgaccagcagcagcagaacgggCTCGGTGGCGCCGTTGCAGCCGGGGCCGGCGGGCTAGAGCCGGGCAAGCCGGCCCACCTCAACCAGCAAACGGTTGGCACAACCGATCTCAAGCGCAAGATTGCCATCAAACATCACAGCTACAGCATATCGGCGGCGAACCGTAGCATAACGCCAACAG GAAGCGAAATGGATGACGACGAGATGATGGTGTCCGAGTCGGAGGACAGCAACGACTCGTGGACGACGGAGGAGTTCAGCTCCGAGTTTATCATGCGCTATGGCAGCCG GCGCCATTCGGCAtccggcggcggcagcggcatcAACTCGACGAACGAGAAACCGTTCGCCTGCCCGGTGCCGGGCTGCAAGAAGCGCTACAAAAACGTGAACGGCATCAAGTACCATTCGAAGAACGGGCACAAAAAGGACGGAAA CCGGGTGCGCAAAGCGTTCAAATGCTACTGCGGCAAGAGCTACAAGACGGCCCAGCGGCTGAAGAACCACAACGTGGTGGTGCACGCGGCCGGCGGCCAGAACGGTGGCTCCCCGATCGATGGGCCGAGCGCGCCGGTCACCACCGTGCCGCTCGCTTCGCcggccggcggcggcggcggtggcctTTCCTCGCCGGCCGCGCTGATCTCACCGCCGATCAAATCTCCCTCGCTGACGAACGGCGGCCAGAGCGCGGCCGGCCCGAACGCCACCCTCCCCAGCAGCGGTAGCAGTATTGTGGCAGCGGCCGCCGCTGCCATCGCATCTAGTCAAATCGGTACAAatgcaaccaccaccaacaccagcgCGACGTGCACCACTAGTCCATCCACGCTTACGATCACGCAGGTGACCACCCACAAGGTGCCGCGGGCGCTCGTGCTGGCCGCGAACGGCACCGGTACGGGGAGCGCCggcaccaccggcaccaccgTCACGGTCGGCAACAGTCCCAACGCGCTGCCAGTGGTAAGCGGTGCGTCTCCGCCGGCGGTCGGGTTTCCCGTGTcgcccaccaccatcacgtcGGCGGGCGTATCGCCGGTAAGCATTAAGTACGACAATCTCGGCATCTTGACACCGGCCACCTCGCCGAAGCTGATCGCGGCCAGCCTCTGCGGCCAGGAGGGTGGCGGCAACCAGCCGCAACCGGCGCCGCCGCCCCCACCACAGACGGTGGTTACGACGGCAACGATGCCGgccggcagcaacaacaccgcCACCGTGCTCGGTGGCATCTCGCTGAAGGGCAGCGGTACCGGCGCGACCGTCAACGGCGAACTGGTCGGCAATGGGAACGTTGGCACGATCGCACTAGTCGTGTCGGCCTCGTCCGCGGCAGTCGCCAATGGCAGCGAGGCCAAGCTGCTgaccggtggcggtggcggaaCCGGCCCCACCATCAAAAGCGCAGTCCTCTCGGCGTCGGTCACGGCCGGCCAGCTGTTCGCCGAAGAGACGTAG
- the LOC120906845 gene encoding uncharacterized protein LOC120906845 isoform X2 — protein sequence MAVFLINICKFNGCERIFPSLRDLIHHIENTHIDDSQAPDVTEKTQPTCLPLSYVLRFVTDESRRDGGGVASPMAAAAVATSTNSPDKAKPAAVAGGNGLRLSGSGQQPPPPPSSINQSAASDHHGTAGTNAGAAANLHGLAATNHPGAVGTNGTNGNSAPANGGGGATANGIADQQQQNGLGGAVAAGAGGLEPGKPAHLNQQTVGTTDLKRKIAIKHHSYSISAANRSITPTGSEMDDDEMMVSESEDSNDSWTTEEFSSEFIMRYGSRRHSASGGGSGINSTNEKPFACPVPGCKKRYKNVNGIKYHSKNGHKKDGNRVRKAFKCYCGKSYKTAQRLKNHNVVVHAAGGQNGGSPIDGPSAPVTTVPLASPAGGGGGGLSSPAALISPPIKSPSLTNGGQSAAGPNATLPSSGSSIVAAAAAAIASSQIGTNATTTNTSATCTTSPSTLTITQVTTHKVPRALVLAANGTGTGSAGTTGTTVTVGNSPNALPVVSGASPPAVGFPVSPTTITSAGVSPVSIKYDNLGILTPATSPKLIAASLCGQEGGGNQPQPAPPPPPQTVVTTATMPAGSNNTATVLGGISLKGSGTGATVNGELVGNGNVGTIALVVSASSAAVANGSEAKLLTGGGGGTGPTIKSAVLSASVTAGQLFAEET from the exons ATGGCTGTGTTTCTAATTAATATATGCAAGTTCAACGGTTGTGAGCGGATTTTTCCCAGCTTGCGCGATTTAATACACCACATCGAGAACACCCATATAG ATGACTCACAGGCGCCGGATGTGACGGAAAAGACGCAGCCCACCTGTCTGCCGCTCAGCTACGTGCTGCGCTTCGTCACCGACGAGAGCCGCCGGGATGGCGGCGGTGTGGCGTCGCCGATGGCCGCGGCCGCTGTCGCCACCTCGACCAACAGCCCGGACAAGGCGAAACCGGCCGCCGTTGCCGGGGGCAATGGGCTGCGGCTGTCCGGTTCGGGCCAacagccgccgccaccaccgtccTCGATCAACCAAAGTGCGGCGTCGGATCATCACGGCACCGCAGGCACAAACGCTGGCGCCGCCGCCAACCTGCACGGCTTGGCGGCGACAAACCATCCCGGTGCCGTTGGCACGAATGGCACGAATGGCAACAGCGCACCGGCCAATGGTGGGGGCGGTGCCACGGCGAACGGTATcgccgaccagcagcagcagaacgggCTCGGTGGCGCCGTTGCAGCCGGGGCCGGCGGGCTAGAGCCGGGCAAGCCGGCCCACCTCAACCAGCAAACGGTTGGCACAACCGATCTCAAGCGCAAGATTGCCATCAAACATCACAGCTACAGCATATCGGCGGCGAACCGTAGCATAACGCCAACAG GAAGCGAAATGGATGACGACGAGATGATGGTGTCCGAGTCGGAGGACAGCAACGACTCGTGGACGACGGAGGAGTTCAGCTCCGAGTTTATCATGCGCTATGGCAGCCG GCGCCATTCGGCAtccggcggcggcagcggcatcAACTCGACGAACGAGAAACCGTTCGCCTGCCCGGTGCCGGGCTGCAAGAAGCGCTACAAAAACGTGAACGGCATCAAGTACCATTCGAAGAACGGGCACAAAAAGGACGGAAA CCGGGTGCGCAAAGCGTTCAAATGCTACTGCGGCAAGAGCTACAAGACGGCCCAGCGGCTGAAGAACCACAACGTGGTGGTGCACGCGGCCGGCGGCCAGAACGGTGGCTCCCCGATCGATGGGCCGAGCGCGCCGGTCACCACCGTGCCGCTCGCTTCGCcggccggcggcggcggcggtggcctTTCCTCGCCGGCCGCGCTGATCTCACCGCCGATCAAATCTCCCTCGCTGACGAACGGCGGCCAGAGCGCGGCCGGCCCGAACGCCACCCTCCCCAGCAGCGGTAGCAGTATTGTGGCAGCGGCCGCCGCTGCCATCGCATCTAGTCAAATCGGTACAAatgcaaccaccaccaacaccagcgCGACGTGCACCACTAGTCCATCCACGCTTACGATCACGCAGGTGACCACCCACAAGGTGCCGCGGGCGCTCGTGCTGGCCGCGAACGGCACCGGTACGGGGAGCGCCggcaccaccggcaccaccgTCACGGTCGGCAACAGTCCCAACGCGCTGCCAGTGGTAAGCGGTGCGTCTCCGCCGGCGGTCGGGTTTCCCGTGTcgcccaccaccatcacgtcGGCGGGCGTATCGCCGGTAAGCATTAAGTACGACAATCTCGGCATCTTGACACCGGCCACCTCGCCGAAGCTGATCGCGGCCAGCCTCTGCGGCCAGGAGGGTGGCGGCAACCAGCCGCAACCGGCGCCGCCGCCCCCACCACAGACGGTGGTTACGACGGCAACGATGCCGgccggcagcaacaacaccgcCACCGTGCTCGGTGGCATCTCGCTGAAGGGCAGCGGTACCGGCGCGACCGTCAACGGCGAACTGGTCGGCAATGGGAACGTTGGCACGATCGCACTAGTCGTGTCGGCCTCGTCCGCGGCAGTCGCCAATGGCAGCGAGGCCAAGCTGCTgaccggtggcggtggcggaaCCGGCCCCACCATCAAAAGCGCAGTCCTCTCGGCGTCGGTCACGGCCGGCCAGCTGTTCGCCGAAGAGACGTAG